In Rutidosis leptorrhynchoides isolate AG116_Rl617_1_P2 chromosome 2, CSIRO_AGI_Rlap_v1, whole genome shotgun sequence, one genomic interval encodes:
- the LOC139891584 gene encoding phosphatidylinositol 4-kinase gamma 2-like: MSAVDVALYPIHIESGGFIHNRNKSFVVYLSVAGSVIPMYILESDSIASVKLKIQTCKGFLVKKQKLVFEGRELSRNNCLVKDYGVSSGDLLHLILRVSNCLLITVESAFRNEFEFRVDRFTNIRFLKQKIAEEAKGFAFVNVEDQEILCNGVKLEDHKLIDDICKNCDTIVHLVVVKPVRIEKKKAHKLSPNVGFLLQPVIVNHSLDLSPDIWSMLNSASEGLKKQKNPIRSSEGTGGAYFMQHPSGNKYVAVFKPIDEEPLAVNNPNGIPPSTNGEGLKRGTKIGEGAIREVAAYILDHPLSGPRSSKNETETGFSGVPPTIMVKCLNPEFNHPQGYDGGPQNVKVGSLQMYVKNCGSCEDMGPRDFPVSEVHKITVFDIRTANADRHAGNILMNRDGDRIVLIPIDHGYCLPENFKDCTFDWLYWPQAREPYSKEALDYINSLDAEQDIALLSSHGWDLSLECARTLRISTMLLKKVAAKGLSPFDIGQIMCRETLNKESTIEKIVHKAHNSMLTGMSESAFLETVFKFMDLELENISLRHV; the protein is encoded by the exons ATGTCAGCTGTTGATGTTGCATTGTATCCGATTCACATCGAATCTGGTGGTTTCATTCATAACCGAAACAAATCCTTTGTTGTTTACTTAAGTGTTGCTGGGTCAGTGATTCCCATGTATATTTTGGAGTCCGATTCGATTGCATCAGTCAAACTTAAGATACAAACATGTAAAGGGTTTCTAGTGAAGAAACAAAAGTTAGTTTTTGAAGGAAGAGAACTGTCAAGAAACAATTGTCTTGTTAAAGACTATGGTGTTTCGAGTGGTGATTTGTTACATTTGATTCTTAGAGTTTCTAACTGTCTTTTGATCACCGTTGAATCCGCTTTTCGGAACGAGTTTGAGTTCCGTGTTGATAGATTTACAAATATACGGTTTTTGAAACAAAAAATAGCAGAAGAAGCAAAAGGGTTTGCTTTTGTTAATGTTGAGGATCAAGAAATATTGTGTAATGGTGTGAAACTTGAAGATCATAAGCTTATTGACGATATCTGTAAGAATTGTGACACTATTGTTCATTTAGTTGTTGTAAAACCTGTAAGAATCGAGAAGAAAAAGGCGCATAAGTTATCACCGAATGTTGGTTTTTTATTGCAGCCTGTTATTGTTAATCATAGTTTAGATTTATCACCTGATATATGGAGTATGCTAAACTCTGCATCTGAAGGACTTAAAAAACAGAAAAATCCAATTAGATCGTCTGAAGGAACCGGGGGCGCTTATTTCATGCAACACCCTTCTGGAAACAAGTACGTGGCGGTTTTTAAGCCGATTGATGAAGAACCGTTAGCGGTTAATAACCCTAACGGGATACCTCCGTCAACAAACGGTGAAGGACTAAAACGAGGGACTAAAATAGGCGAAGGTGCAATTAGGGAAGTTGCAGCTTATATACTAGACCATCCGTTAAGTGGACCTCGTTCGTCAAAGAATGAAACGGAGACGGGTTTTTCTGGCGTACCACCAACGATCATGGTGAAATGTTTGAATCCCGAGTTTAATCATCCACAAGGGTATGATGGTGGACCCCAGAATGTAAAGGTCGGATCTTTGCAGATGTATGTGAAAAACTGTGGAAGTTGTGAAGATATGGGTCCGAGGGATTTTCCAGTTTCGGAGGTTCATAAGATCACGGTTTTTGATATAAGAACAGCGAACGCTGATAGGCATGCAGGAAACATCTTGATGAACCGAGACGGGGATCGTATTGTGCTGATCCCTATTGATCACGGATACTGTTTGCCTGAAAAC TTCAAAGATTGTACATTTGATTGGCTATATTGGCCACAAGCACGCGAACCATACTCAAAAGAAGCTCTAGACTACATAAACTCATTAGACGCAGAGCAAGACATAGCACTTTTAAGCTCACACGGTTGGGACCTTTCGTTAGAGTGTGCTCGAACCCTGCGTATTTCAACCATGCTTCTGAAAAAAGTTGCAGCAAAAGGTCTTTCACCTTTTGACATAGGCCAAATTATGTGCAGAGAAACATTAAATAAAGAATCCACAATTGAGAAGATCGTTCACAAAGCTCATAATTCGATGCTCACAGGAATGAGTGAGTCTGCGTTTCTTGAAACGGTTTTTAAATTCATGGATTTGGAGCTCGAGAATATATCGTTAAGGCACGTGTAG
- the LOC139891583 gene encoding photosystem I reaction center subunit II, chloroplastic-like, producing MAMTTQASFFTPTISNQTTQWKQPHSQLTSFTTIKPSKSTPIFTIKAAAGETTPAAVKEAPVGFTPPELDPNTPSPIFAGSTGGLLRKAQVEEFYVITWESPKEQIFEMPTGGAAIMRQGPNLLKLARKEQCLALGTRLRSKYKIKYQFYRVFPNGEVQYLHPKDGVYPEKVNAGRQGVGQNMRSIGKNVSPIEVKFTGKQPYDI from the coding sequence ATGGCAATGACTACCCAAGCTTCCTTCTTCACACCAACAATCTCAAACCAAACCACCCAATGGAAACAACCCCACTCACAACTCACCTCCTTCACCACCATCAAACCATCCAAATCCACCCCAATATTCACCATCAAGGCTGCAGCCGGAGAAACCACTCCGGCTGCAGTCAAAGAAGCTCCAGTAGGGTTCACCCCACCGGAGCTAGACCCAAACACCCCATCACCCATCTTTGCAGGTAGCACTGGTGGCCTTCTAAGAAAAGCACAAGTTGAAGAATTTTATGTCATCACATGGGAATCACCTAAAGAACAAATCTTTGAAATGCCAACTGGTGGTGCTGCTATTATGAGACAAGGACCAAATTTGTTAAAATTAGCAAGAAAAGAGCAATGTTTGGCTTTAGGTACAAGATTGAGGTCTAAATATAAGATTAAGTATCAGTTTTACAGGGTGTTTCCTAATGGTGAAGTTCAGTATTTGCATCCTAAAGATGGAGTGTACCCAGAAAAAGTCAACGCTGGTAGGCAAGGGGTTGGTCAAAACATGAGGTCAATTGGAAAGAATGTTAGTCCTATTGAAGTTAAGTTTACTGGAAAGCAACCttatgatatatga